A window of the Azospirillum formosense genome harbors these coding sequences:
- a CDS encoding PAS domain-containing sensor histidine kinase yields MDATATKTATPPTDRSGAAPPLRRRRARAGIVLRISIGLTIMTMLVLLVGVVSLSSFQLFRGEVSVLSTTTLPKVITSAELRGSLQKLVARLPVLAGAATTPQRRAIYDELISELEYLRKLVERMHDLHQQGEPVGDGDGDELRLLEQAQSTLLILAATVADLNAEVGRQIEAGGRQAEAIRALAQLADALERLPGAEPGTGPATAGSGGGGLLGAWAVRAGALMARAAGAMQTDHLNRLRVERRNAENTLAELGRLAAATPEPEGAAMERIRADLAAILVAPGGLFDSSAERLQARNRAQALSGQSRVLVETVDRFTLALFDAIHDQSTDRTGDLAAMIQERSRLVMVLGGASILLAILVHLFFRRFLTSRLVALNGAVLARLSGSDATVPVEGNDEITDIASSIRYFIDEIDRRQMDLADNERRFRDLVEGSIQGIIIHRDFRPLYANDAFLQMFGSSLDRTLRVRSVLDFIAEDSRPLVEDNYRHIVATGLPSERRRLRARRLDGSERWIELTSRRIDWKGETAVQSIVVDVTREVEAEAALRRSRDAAEQALRELKETQASLIQAEKMASLGQLVAGVAHEVNTPIGITITGASQLALQFEELARQLAAGAIKKSEFQRFLADGGEMARLILSNSMRAADLVQSFKMVAVDQSSDERRRFELKTYIGELLRSLRPVYKDVAGLDIGVDSPDELELDGYPGALSQILTNLVLNALTHAFTPHHPGRLTIAARLLPQDQVELTVTDDGLGIPSDILPKIFDPFFTTRRGNGGSGLGLHIVYNLVTGTLRGTITVQSIPGEGTRFTLRFPRVTPTAGASAGKAELV; encoded by the coding sequence ATGGACGCAACCGCCACCAAGACGGCCACGCCGCCCACCGACCGCAGCGGCGCCGCGCCGCCCCTGCGCCGGCGGCGGGCGCGCGCCGGCATCGTGCTGCGCATCTCCATCGGCCTGACCATCATGACGATGCTGGTCCTGCTGGTCGGCGTCGTGTCGCTGTCCTCCTTCCAGCTCTTCCGCGGGGAGGTGTCGGTGCTGTCCACCACCACCCTGCCGAAGGTCATCACCAGCGCGGAGCTGCGCGGCTCGCTCCAGAAGCTGGTCGCCCGCCTGCCCGTCCTGGCCGGCGCGGCCACCACGCCGCAGCGCCGGGCCATCTACGACGAACTCATCAGCGAACTGGAATATCTGAGGAAGCTGGTCGAGCGCATGCACGACCTCCACCAGCAGGGGGAACCGGTCGGCGACGGCGACGGCGACGAGTTGCGGCTTCTGGAACAGGCCCAATCCACCTTGCTGATCCTGGCGGCGACGGTGGCCGACCTGAACGCCGAGGTCGGACGGCAGATCGAGGCCGGCGGCCGCCAGGCGGAGGCGATCCGCGCGCTGGCCCAGCTCGCCGACGCGCTGGAGCGGCTGCCAGGGGCGGAACCCGGCACCGGGCCGGCCACGGCGGGTTCGGGCGGCGGCGGGCTGCTGGGCGCCTGGGCGGTGCGGGCGGGCGCGCTGATGGCGCGGGCCGCCGGGGCGATGCAGACCGACCATCTGAACCGCCTGCGGGTGGAGCGGCGCAACGCCGAGAACACGTTGGCCGAGCTGGGCCGGCTGGCCGCCGCCACGCCCGAGCCGGAGGGGGCCGCGATGGAGCGCATCCGGGCCGACCTCGCCGCGATCCTGGTCGCGCCGGGCGGGCTGTTCGACAGCTCCGCCGAGCGGCTGCAGGCGCGCAACCGCGCCCAGGCGCTGTCCGGCCAGTCGCGAGTCCTGGTGGAGACGGTGGACCGCTTCACGCTGGCCCTGTTCGACGCCATCCACGACCAGTCCACCGACCGCACCGGCGATCTGGCGGCGATGATCCAGGAGCGCTCGCGCCTGGTGATGGTGCTGGGCGGCGCCTCCATCCTGCTGGCGATCCTCGTCCATCTCTTCTTCCGGCGCTTCCTGACCTCGCGGCTGGTCGCCCTGAATGGCGCGGTGCTGGCCCGCCTGTCCGGCAGCGACGCGACGGTGCCGGTGGAGGGCAACGACGAGATCACCGACATCGCCTCCTCCATCCGCTACTTCATCGACGAGATCGACCGGCGCCAGATGGATCTGGCCGACAACGAGCGGCGCTTCCGCGACCTCGTCGAAGGTTCGATCCAGGGCATCATCATCCACCGCGATTTCCGCCCGCTCTACGCCAACGATGCCTTCCTGCAGATGTTCGGCAGCAGCCTGGACCGCACGCTGCGGGTGCGCTCGGTGCTCGACTTCATCGCGGAGGACAGCCGCCCGCTGGTCGAGGACAATTACCGGCACATCGTCGCCACCGGCCTGCCCAGCGAGCGGCGGCGGCTGCGCGCCCGCCGGCTGGACGGGTCGGAGCGCTGGATCGAGCTGACCAGCCGCCGCATCGACTGGAAGGGCGAGACCGCCGTCCAGTCCATCGTCGTGGACGTGACCCGCGAGGTCGAGGCGGAGGCGGCCCTGCGCCGGTCACGCGACGCGGCCGAACAGGCGCTGCGCGAGCTGAAGGAGACCCAGGCCAGCCTGATCCAGGCGGAAAAGATGGCCTCGCTCGGCCAGCTCGTCGCCGGGGTGGCGCACGAGGTCAACACGCCGATCGGCATCACCATCACCGGCGCCTCGCAGCTGGCCCTGCAGTTCGAGGAGCTGGCCCGCCAGCTCGCCGCCGGGGCCATCAAGAAGTCGGAGTTCCAGCGCTTCCTGGCCGACGGCGGGGAGATGGCCCGGCTGATCCTGTCCAACAGCATGCGCGCCGCCGATCTGGTGCAGAGCTTCAAGATGGTCGCGGTGGACCAGTCGAGCGACGAGCGCCGCCGGTTCGAGCTGAAGACCTACATCGGCGAGCTGCTGCGCAGCCTGCGCCCGGTCTACAAGGATGTGGCCGGTCTGGACATCGGCGTCGACAGCCCCGACGAGCTGGAGCTGGACGGCTATCCCGGCGCCCTGTCGCAGATCCTGACCAACCTCGTCCTCAACGCGCTGACCCACGCCTTCACCCCGCACCATCCCGGCCGGCTGACCATCGCCGCCCGGCTGCTGCCGCAGGATCAGGTGGAGCTGACGGTGACCGACGACGGGCTGGGCATCCCGTCGGACATCCTGCCGAAGATCTTCGATCCCTTCTTCACCACCCGGCGGGGCAACGGCGGCAGCGGGCTGGGGCTGCACATCGTCTACAACCTCGTCACCGGCACGCTGCGCGGCACCATCACGGTGCAGAGCATTCCCGGCGAGGGCACCCGTTTTACCCTGCGCTTCCCGCGCGTCACGCCGACGGCGGGGGCAAGCGCGGGTAAGGCCGAGCTGGTGTGA
- a CDS encoding 5'-nucleotidase C-terminal domain-containing protein, with protein MGFGRGVWLRPVVALVLGILAGGSPAGGTARADPTRFTILYAHSTTELEDVQGRGGIARLATLVRQERAAGGTVLVLHGGQALAPSVLSFYDQGAHVIDLLNGVGIDAMAALNREFHHGDDVLMTRAFEANFPVVVSNAVDRQTGKPLDGLEDRAMLNAGPLRVGVLAAAPARTGEITRSPRTEFLPPGPVLAQKAKDLRSAGADLVVALTGDSGGTHREVIASGAADIVLYQDRGRVIAVDYDGKTLNATVEPQAAWVLALDITAETVTKGGATSTVWSSGVRAIDTATLPPDPALDTQAKAYRARLDSMLGMQVGRLDTPIDTRREAVRASENAFANTVADSLREAMEADVALINGGSFRGDRAYAAGTVWTRRDIQSEFPFHDTAVLIEVTGQQLRDALEFGFSGIEQLQGRFPHLSNARVTVDASRPPGQRVVALTVGGKPVEPSARFRLATGSYLANGGDGYAMLSTAPRLVDDRDADFVSTILAGRIARTGAFAPQIDGRLTVRR; from the coding sequence ATGGGATTCGGCAGGGGCGTCTGGCTGCGTCCGGTGGTCGCGCTGGTTCTCGGAATTCTGGCCGGCGGAAGTCCGGCGGGCGGAACCGCGCGGGCGGACCCCACCCGCTTCACCATCCTCTACGCCCACAGCACGACCGAGCTGGAGGACGTGCAAGGACGCGGCGGCATCGCCCGGCTCGCCACGCTGGTCCGGCAGGAGCGGGCGGCGGGCGGCACCGTGCTCGTCCTGCACGGCGGGCAGGCGCTCGCCCCCTCCGTCCTGTCCTTCTACGACCAGGGCGCGCACGTCATCGATCTGCTGAACGGGGTCGGCATCGACGCCATGGCGGCGCTGAACCGGGAATTCCATCACGGCGACGACGTGCTGATGACCCGCGCCTTCGAAGCGAACTTCCCCGTCGTCGTCTCCAACGCCGTGGACCGCCAGACCGGCAAGCCGCTGGACGGGCTCGAGGACCGGGCGATGCTCAACGCCGGACCGCTGCGCGTCGGCGTGCTCGCCGCGGCGCCGGCGCGGACGGGAGAGATCACCCGCTCGCCGCGCACCGAATTCCTGCCGCCGGGACCGGTGCTGGCGCAGAAGGCGAAGGACCTGCGCAGCGCCGGGGCCGATCTGGTGGTGGCGCTGACCGGCGATTCCGGCGGCACCCACCGCGAGGTGATCGCCTCCGGCGCCGCCGACATCGTGCTCTACCAGGACCGCGGGCGGGTGATCGCCGTGGACTACGACGGCAAGACGCTGAACGCGACGGTCGAGCCGCAGGCCGCCTGGGTGCTCGCCCTGGACATCACCGCCGAGACGGTGACCAAGGGCGGCGCCACGAGCACCGTGTGGAGCAGCGGCGTGCGCGCCATCGACACCGCCACCCTTCCCCCCGACCCGGCGCTGGACACGCAGGCCAAGGCCTACCGCGCGCGGCTGGACAGCATGCTGGGCATGCAGGTGGGCCGGCTGGACACCCCCATCGACACGCGGCGCGAGGCGGTGCGCGCCAGCGAGAACGCCTTCGCCAACACCGTCGCCGATTCGCTGCGCGAGGCGATGGAGGCCGACGTGGCGCTCATCAACGGCGGCTCCTTCCGCGGCGACCGCGCCTACGCGGCGGGCACGGTGTGGACGCGCCGGGACATCCAGAGCGAATTTCCCTTCCACGACACCGCCGTTCTGATCGAGGTCACCGGGCAGCAGCTGCGGGACGCGCTGGAATTCGGCTTTTCCGGGATCGAGCAGCTGCAGGGCCGTTTCCCGCACCTGTCCAACGCCCGCGTCACCGTCGACGCGTCGCGCCCGCCCGGCCAGCGGGTGGTGGCGCTGACGGTGGGCGGCAAGCCGGTGGAGCCGTCGGCCCGCTTCCGGCTCGCCACCGGCAGCTACCTCGCCAACGGCGGGGACGGCTATGCAATGCTGTCCACCGCCCCGCGGCTGGTGGACGACCGGGACGCCGATTTCGTCTCGACCATCCTCGCCGGACGGATCGCCCGCACGGGTGCCTTCGCGCCGCAGATCGACGGCCGCCTGACGGTCCGGCGGTAG
- a CDS encoding tetratricopeptide repeat protein, which translates to MATLLDVLDAAVNHHMAGRLAEAAQDYRVVLAVEPAQPDALHLLGVAEAQRGVQAAAAALIARSLRLRPDAASPWANLGGALRALGDAERAETALARALALDPALADALTNLGSARHALADHPAALAWLERAERLRPGHPDTALNRGVVLRDARRFAESDACLDALLAARPDHADAHLARAVGRLVRGDLRAGWDEFEWRPRRLPAPPWTGEPLDGRRILLHAEQGFGDTIQFARYAPLVARAGGRVILDVHPLQFRLLRSLGPDIQVLVRGPAPAPHDLHCPLMSLPRAFGTDLASIPAPTAYLSAEADEVARWGRRIAEVDAGAGSGPRVGLVWAGNPNHRNDRNRSIPVERLAPLLGTPGLRLFSLQTGDAKAARPAALPDLTAGVRDFADSAAILANLDLVIAVDTATIHLAGALGVPAWLLLPYAPDWRWLLDRADSPWYPSLRLFRQPRPGDWESVLRAVATELDGFAADRSAQLAPQKQS; encoded by the coding sequence ATGGCGACACTCCTGGACGTTCTCGACGCCGCCGTCAACCACCACATGGCCGGGCGCCTCGCCGAGGCGGCGCAGGACTACCGCGTCGTGCTGGCGGTGGAGCCGGCGCAGCCCGACGCCCTGCATCTGCTCGGCGTGGCGGAAGCCCAGCGCGGCGTCCAGGCCGCCGCCGCGGCGCTGATCGCCCGCTCGCTGCGGCTCCGCCCCGACGCGGCGTCGCCCTGGGCCAACCTCGGCGGCGCCCTGCGGGCGCTCGGCGACGCGGAGCGGGCCGAAACCGCGCTGGCCCGCGCCCTGGCGCTCGACCCGGCCCTGGCCGACGCGCTGACCAACCTGGGTTCGGCGCGCCACGCGCTGGCCGATCATCCCGCCGCCCTGGCCTGGCTGGAGCGCGCCGAGCGGCTGCGGCCCGGCCATCCGGACACCGCGCTCAACCGCGGCGTCGTGCTGCGCGACGCGCGCCGCTTCGCGGAGTCCGACGCCTGCCTGGACGCCCTTCTGGCGGCAAGGCCCGACCACGCCGACGCGCATCTGGCCCGCGCCGTCGGCCGGCTGGTCCGGGGCGACCTGCGCGCCGGCTGGGACGAATTCGAGTGGCGCCCGCGCCGCCTGCCCGCCCCGCCCTGGACCGGCGAGCCGCTGGACGGCCGGCGCATCCTGCTGCACGCCGAGCAGGGATTCGGCGACACCATCCAGTTCGCCCGCTACGCCCCGCTGGTCGCCCGCGCCGGGGGCCGGGTGATCCTGGACGTGCACCCTCTGCAGTTCCGTCTGCTGCGTTCGCTGGGACCGGACATCCAGGTGCTGGTGCGCGGCCCCGCCCCGGCGCCGCACGACCTCCACTGCCCGTTGATGAGCCTTCCACGCGCCTTCGGCACCGATCTGGCGAGCATTCCCGCGCCCACCGCCTACCTTTCCGCCGAGGCGGACGAGGTGGCGCGCTGGGGCCGCCGGATCGCCGAGGTCGATGCGGGGGCGGGGTCCGGACCGCGTGTCGGTCTCGTCTGGGCGGGCAACCCGAACCACCGCAACGACCGCAACCGCTCCATCCCCGTGGAGCGGCTGGCCCCGCTGCTCGGCACGCCGGGCCTGCGCCTGTTCAGCCTGCAGACCGGCGACGCCAAGGCGGCCCGGCCCGCCGCCCTGCCCGACCTGACGGCGGGCGTTCGCGACTTCGCCGACAGCGCGGCCATCCTGGCGAACCTGGACCTTGTCATCGCGGTCGACACGGCGACCATCCATCTGGCGGGCGCGCTCGGCGTGCCGGCGTGGCTGCTGCTGCCCTACGCACCGGACTGGCGCTGGCTGCTCGACCGCGCGGACAGCCCCTGGTACCCGTCGCTGCGCCTGTTTCGCCAGCCCCGCCCCGGCGACTGGGAGAGCGTCCTGCGCGCCGTCGCCACGGAGCTGGACGGGTTCGCCGCCGATCGGTCGGCTCAGTTGGCGCCGCAGAAGCAGTCGTAG
- a CDS encoding DUF1491 family protein, whose amino-acid sequence MDDRLPTHLWVMAHIRAADAEGVTMMVLRKGDPSRGTVILKLNRLDRTFSVLVQVRDEERLRWSRGTGAEPVDEATADAYIARQTRYDPDVWVIEVEDRKGRHWFEGEVR is encoded by the coding sequence ATGGACGACCGTCTGCCGACGCATCTCTGGGTGATGGCGCACATCCGCGCCGCCGATGCCGAGGGCGTCACGATGATGGTTCTGCGCAAGGGGGACCCCAGCCGCGGCACGGTCATCCTGAAACTGAACCGGCTGGACCGGACCTTCAGCGTGCTGGTCCAGGTGCGCGACGAGGAGCGGTTGCGCTGGTCGCGCGGCACCGGCGCCGAGCCGGTGGACGAGGCCACCGCCGACGCCTACATCGCCCGTCAGACCCGTTACGACCCCGACGTCTGGGTGATCGAGGTGGAGGACCGCAAGGGCCGCCATTGGTTCGAGGGCGAGGTGCGCTGA